Proteins encoded together in one Microcaecilia unicolor chromosome 3, aMicUni1.1, whole genome shotgun sequence window:
- the GPR84 gene encoding G-protein coupled receptor 84, with the protein MSNETDEFSCYDPSIVTYRYVGVTWGIIVSLVGTVGNIFTILAFMLDKKLQTRFNLLIINLTLADILYCTFLQPFSVDAYLHLYWRSGTTFCRVFGMLLFVSNSVSILTLCLIAVSRYLLIANTKLFDRIFTRVRMLLIILGTWVIGFASFAPLWNVFVLVQKVCTCSFHRIKGRPYTTILMAFYFVVGLGCVGVFYFLIHRKVKAAAKALDQYKLKMPNVKSDHVAGSNSTIHGKVYKPDSGMDTGASQSSECVSDQTSKTIITPENSSTQSSQITSQTAPSKSPAPAVPCQPKNSNLEFRKVTRMCFVVFLFFVLSYIPFLLLNIFDAKSRAPQMLHMIAANLTWLNSCINPVLYAAMNRQFREAYQKVIFTAIRRA; encoded by the coding sequence ATGTCCAACGAGACAGATGAGTTCTCCTGCTACGACCCTTCCATAGTGACTTACCGTTATGTGGGTGTGACTTGGGGGATCATCGTGTCCCTGGTGGGAACGGTGGGGAACATCTTCACAATCTTGGCTTTCATGCTTGACAAGAAGTTACAGACACGCTTCAATCTCTTGATTATAAACCTCACCCTGGCGGATATACTCTACTGCACCTTCCTGCAGCCCTTCTCTGTGGATGCCTACCTCCACCTGTACTGGCGGAGCGGGACTACCTTTTGCAGGGTCTTTGGCATGCTGCTCTTCGTTTCAAACTCTGTCTCCATCCTCACCCTTTGCCTGATTGCTGTTAGCCGCTATCTACTCATTGCTAACACCAAGTTATTTGACCGCATTTTCACCAGGGTTCGTATGTTACTTATCATACTGGGTACCTGGGTGATTGGGTTTGCTAGCTTTGCCCCTCTTTGGAATGTCTTTGTCCTGGTCCAAAAAGTATGCACCTGTAGCTTTCATCGAATCAAGGGGAGACCTTATACTACAATTCTGATGGCCTTCTATTTTGTGGTGGGCCTTGGGTGTGTAGGAGTCTTCTATTTCTTGATCCATAGGAAAGTAAAGGCAGCTGCAAAAGCTCTGGATCAGTACAAACTGAAGATGCCAAATGTGAAGAGTGACCATGTGGCTGGCAGCAATTCGACAATCCATGGTAAAGTCTACAAGCCGGACAGCGGGATGGATACAGGAGCTTCACAGTCCAGTGAATGTGTTTCTGATCAGACATCCAAAACCATAATCACACCTGAAAATTCATCAACCCAATCCAGTCAGATTACATCCCAGACAGCTCCTTCCAAAAGCCCTGCCCCAGCAGTTCCATGTCAGCCCAAGAACAGCAACTTAGAATTCAGGAAGGTCACTCGTATGTGCTTTGTGGTCTTCCTCTTTTTCGTCCTCAGCTACATTCCATTTCTTCTCCTGAACATCTTTGATGCCAAGAGCAGAGCACCTCAGATGCTTCACATGATAGCAGCCAACCTGACGTGGCTGAACAGCTGCATCAACCCAGTGCTTTATGCTGCCATGAACCGCCAGTTTAGGGAAGCCTACCAGAAAGTCATTTTCACTGCCATCAGGAGAGCCTAG